The Terriglobus tenax genome contains a region encoding:
- a CDS encoding sugar transferase, whose amino-acid sequence MSTTPRVYSGGHTAVRPASGRPAPGFSMSERKAAARLFSSSVVAWLDLALLTFSLAVTAVACYPTSIDRSNLGTFLGLRISLRNLGLLVACLMAWRLVLWASGVYRAVSFRHLASRIFLASLLCTPVASLALMARSTGGGIVRPTALFYILTITSLYACRGIATLFAGYIHSYTRQVRTALIIGSGSLAQKLVQGLPGHPEWDYRLLGYVDSEPQPFADDHMPMTYLGGMDTLHDLLMSQPVDEVFIALPLKSQYEEIQRAIDLCEAAGVQSQYLSNIFTTSVTKNLHRDEDRIVLRMVHHDSRRFLKRAFDFTASLLGILLISPILLAVAIAIKLSSKGPVIFKQTRYGLNKRPFSMYKFRSMVVDAEKLQAQLEHLNETSGPVFKIKSDPRVTRIGAFIRKTSIDELPQLFNVLRGEMSLVGPRPLPTRDVNRFSELSLMRRFSVKPGMTGLWQVSGRSNLDFDGWIALDLRYIDTWTLMLDLRILALTVPAVVKGRGAS is encoded by the coding sequence ATGTCGACAACACCGCGAGTGTACTCCGGCGGTCATACTGCCGTCCGTCCTGCCTCCGGGCGTCCGGCCCCGGGCTTCAGCATGTCTGAACGCAAGGCGGCAGCGCGTCTCTTTTCCAGCTCTGTCGTTGCCTGGCTTGATCTTGCCCTGCTGACCTTCAGCCTTGCCGTTACGGCGGTTGCCTGCTACCCCACCTCGATTGACCGCTCAAACCTCGGCACCTTTCTGGGCCTGCGCATCTCTCTGCGCAATCTTGGCCTGCTGGTCGCGTGCCTGATGGCCTGGAGGCTGGTGCTGTGGGCCTCCGGCGTCTACCGTGCCGTTTCTTTCCGCCATCTTGCCAGCCGCATCTTCCTGGCCTCACTTTTGTGCACGCCGGTAGCCTCGCTTGCCCTGATGGCGCGCTCGACCGGCGGCGGCATCGTCCGCCCAACGGCCCTGTTCTATATCCTCACCATCACCTCGCTCTATGCCTGCAGAGGCATAGCGACCCTCTTCGCCGGGTATATCCACAGCTACACGCGCCAGGTCCGCACCGCTCTGATCATCGGCAGCGGTTCGCTGGCGCAAAAGCTTGTGCAGGGACTGCCAGGGCATCCGGAGTGGGACTACCGGTTGCTCGGCTACGTGGATTCAGAACCGCAACCCTTTGCCGACGATCACATGCCCATGACCTACCTGGGCGGTATGGATACGCTGCATGATCTGCTGATGAGCCAGCCGGTCGATGAGGTCTTCATCGCCCTCCCGCTCAAGTCGCAGTATGAGGAGATTCAGCGCGCAATCGACCTGTGCGAGGCCGCGGGCGTGCAGTCGCAGTACCTGTCCAACATCTTTACGACCTCCGTCACCAAGAACCTGCATCGCGACGAAGACCGCATTGTGCTGCGCATGGTGCACCATGACAGCCGCCGTTTCCTGAAGCGCGCCTTTGACTTCACGGCATCGCTGCTCGGCATCCTGCTCATCTCGCCCATCCTCCTGGCGGTCGCCATCGCGATCAAGCTCTCCAGCAAGGGCCCGGTCATCTTCAAGCAGACTCGCTACGGCCTGAATAAGCGCCCCTTCTCCATGTACAAGTTCCGCAGCATGGTGGTGGACGCCGAAAAGCTGCAGGCACAGCTGGAGCACCTGAACGAGACCTCCGGCCCGGTCTTCAAGATCAAGAGCGACCCCCGTGTCACCCGCATCGGCGCTTTCATCCGTAAGACCTCCATCGACGAACTGCCGCAACTGTTCAACGTTCTGCGCGGCGAGATGTCCCTCGTCGGCCCTCGTCCGCTGCCGACCCGCGATGTCAACCGCTTCTCGGAGCTGAGCCTGATGCGCCGCTTCTCCGTCAAGCCGGGGATGACCGGCCTGTGGCAGGTCTCCGGCCGTTCGAACCTGGATTTCGATGGATGGATCGCACTTGACCTGCGCTACATCGATACCTGGACCCTGATGCTGGACCTGCGCATTCTGGCCCTGACCGTTCCGGCCGTCGTCAAAGGCCGTGGAGCCTCATGA
- a CDS encoding glycosyltransferase yields the protein MNHGTAPFRIAVFHDNFAQAGGAEKVAEEIHRTLAPADLWSTLYAPERLSAYARQQGIRTTWMQSLPGKAKYFRYYFLLYPFAVEGAKLDAYDLIVTSCFGYAKGVRKRKGAVHVCYCHTPMRWVWRTADYVAREGFSAWKRTLLNLLLKPLKAWEMRAARQPDIFIANSHAVAERIRFAFGRESIVIPPPIETSRFQLSAEVDDSYLVLTRLTPYKRIDLAVEACTRLGRKLVVIGDGPDRARLEAMAGPTVTFLGRAPDEVVNRHASRCRALLFPGEEDFGMVPLEINASGRPVIAFYGGGAMETVLDGETGVFFREANADSLSEAILRFESMTFNPQRIRSHAEGYDTTVFRRRLLDVVRSASKEFAQLSPDPIPALEIPELAAAGSGKAGRP from the coding sequence ATGAACCACGGCACCGCCCCATTCCGGATCGCGGTCTTCCACGATAACTTCGCACAGGCTGGCGGCGCGGAGAAGGTCGCGGAAGAGATTCACCGCACGCTTGCCCCCGCCGACCTGTGGTCGACGCTGTACGCGCCGGAGCGCCTGTCTGCCTATGCCCGCCAGCAAGGCATCCGCACCACGTGGATGCAGTCCCTGCCAGGCAAAGCGAAGTATTTCCGTTATTACTTCCTGCTTTATCCCTTCGCGGTAGAAGGAGCCAAGCTCGACGCATACGACCTGATCGTCACCTCCTGCTTTGGCTATGCCAAGGGCGTCCGTAAGCGGAAGGGTGCGGTGCATGTCTGCTACTGCCACACACCCATGCGCTGGGTATGGCGCACGGCGGACTACGTTGCCCGCGAGGGCTTCAGCGCCTGGAAGCGCACCCTTCTGAACCTGTTGCTCAAGCCGCTGAAGGCCTGGGAGATGCGTGCCGCACGACAGCCCGATATCTTCATCGCCAACTCGCACGCCGTGGCCGAACGCATCCGCTTCGCCTTCGGACGAGAGTCCATCGTCATTCCTCCTCCCATTGAGACCTCGCGTTTTCAGCTTTCGGCAGAGGTGGATGATTCATACCTCGTTCTCACGCGACTGACGCCGTACAAGCGCATCGATCTTGCGGTGGAAGCCTGCACGCGGCTTGGCCGCAAGCTGGTCGTCATCGGCGATGGCCCTGACCGCGCACGCCTGGAAGCCATGGCCGGACCGACCGTGACCTTCCTTGGCCGCGCCCCGGACGAGGTGGTGAACCGCCATGCCTCGCGCTGCCGCGCCCTGCTCTTCCCCGGCGAAGAGGACTTCGGCATGGTGCCCCTGGAGATCAACGCCTCCGGCCGCCCTGTGATTGCTTTTTACGGTGGCGGAGCCATGGAGACCGTTCTCGATGGTGAGACCGGCGTCTTCTTCCGCGAAGCCAATGCCGATTCGCTCTCCGAAGCCATCCTGCGTTTTGAGTCGATGACCTTTAACCCACAGCGCATTCGCAGCCACGCAGAGGGCTACGACACCACGGTCTTCCGCCGCCGGTTGTTGGACGTAGTGCGCAGTGCCTCCAAGGAGTTTGCCCAGTTGTCCCCTGACCCAATTCCTGCCCTGGAAATCCCTGAACTTGCTGCCGCGGGCAGCGGGAAAGCAGGCCGTCCATGA
- a CDS encoding GumC family protein: MTEPKSSFSLRDVIEIAFRRKKMIFTIIPLVTMFAIVITALTHRVFQSEMKFLVQNSRGNVIISAEKTAATTAANDVTEQQINSELEILYSRDVLEPVADPAWDPRYASTRSPEEVRQHEKLVSDFQRHLSAEPTRKSNVINVSLTADSPAMAQATLQRLSTAYLAEHRKLQRPPGASDFFSNEADRYRKAWDEATQKLVEFQQQHQLVTTADQQTSLEKDIATAQTNLRDTDVSLHELEARMKADSRKLSQTPQRQVTTRKTVPNQQSIQQLSSLVVELENKRTALLTQFRSDDRLVKEIDQQLMQTREALNNAIGSSAEELTSDVDPTWQQLRTVYVQDEIKHAATVQQKNALIQQIASLNKKMGEVQGLTVPFNLLQSRAENLKENYTLYMQKRDQAQIEDAMDERKLLNVAIAESPTLSYMPVKPKPLTNLALGLASAVFIALACVYFAEMTRTTISTPRELESLSRHPVLATLPVASRIYEATLMPPTLPRTPNTSLLIHRKERL, translated from the coding sequence ATGACAGAACCCAAGAGCTCTTTCTCTCTCAGAGATGTGATCGAGATCGCCTTCCGCCGTAAGAAGATGATCTTCACCATCATTCCGCTGGTGACCATGTTTGCCATCGTCATTACAGCGCTGACCCATCGCGTCTTCCAGTCGGAGATGAAGTTCCTTGTGCAGAACTCGCGCGGCAACGTCATCATCTCCGCCGAGAAGACCGCGGCCACGACCGCCGCCAACGACGTAACCGAGCAGCAGATCAACTCCGAGCTCGAGATTCTGTATTCGCGCGACGTGCTCGAGCCGGTGGCCGATCCTGCCTGGGACCCCCGCTACGCCTCCACCCGCAGCCCGGAGGAGGTGCGCCAGCACGAAAAGCTGGTCTCGGATTTTCAGCGTCACCTCAGCGCCGAGCCCACACGCAAGTCAAACGTGATCAACGTATCGCTGACGGCCGATAGCCCCGCCATGGCACAGGCGACCCTGCAGCGGCTCTCCACCGCCTACCTGGCGGAGCACCGCAAGCTGCAGCGTCCCCCGGGAGCTTCAGACTTCTTCTCCAACGAAGCCGACCGCTACCGCAAGGCCTGGGATGAAGCAACGCAGAAGCTGGTGGAGTTCCAGCAGCAGCACCAACTGGTTACCACCGCTGACCAGCAGACATCGCTGGAGAAAGACATTGCCACCGCGCAGACGAACCTGCGCGACACCGACGTCAGCCTGCATGAACTGGAAGCACGTATGAAGGCCGACTCGCGCAAGTTGTCTCAGACGCCGCAGCGGCAGGTGACAACCCGGAAGACCGTCCCGAACCAGCAGTCCATCCAGCAGCTTTCCAGCCTGGTGGTCGAGCTTGAGAACAAGCGCACCGCGCTGCTCACGCAGTTCCGTTCGGACGATCGCCTGGTGAAGGAGATCGACCAGCAGCTGATGCAGACGCGCGAGGCCCTGAACAATGCCATCGGCAGCAGCGCCGAAGAGCTGACCAGCGATGTCGATCCTACCTGGCAGCAGCTTCGCACGGTCTATGTGCAGGACGAGATCAAGCATGCCGCCACCGTGCAGCAGAAGAACGCACTGATCCAGCAGATTGCTTCGCTCAACAAAAAGATGGGCGAGGTACAGGGTCTTACGGTTCCCTTCAACCTGCTGCAGAGCCGCGCCGAGAACCTGAAAGAGAATTACACGCTCTACATGCAGAAGCGTGACCAGGCACAGATTGAAGATGCCATGGACGAGCGCAAGCTGCTGAACGTGGCCATTGCGGAAAGCCCCACGCTCTCCTACATGCCGGTCAAACCGAAGCCGCTCACGAACCTGGCGCTGGGACTGGCCTCCGCTGTCTTCATCGCGCTGGCCTGCGTCTACTTTGCGGAGATGACGCGCACCACTATCTCCACGCCGCGTGAGCTTGAGTCGCTCTCCCGCCATCCCGTGCTGGCAACCTTGCCGGTAGCCTCCAGGATTTACGAGGCCACGCTGATGCCGCCAACCCTGCCGCGAACGCCCAACACTTCGCTCCTCATCCACCGTAAGGAGCGGCTCTAA
- a CDS encoding P-loop NTPase family protein, with the protein MPSGPRKLDERLAMACDGLVDQLFVQRQATANLPRGLVIAITAPHSGAGVTYITEMLAERLGETAARVQASALEEGTGLPLSEDFQKSIEKMDRLNRRSEVLYELRANFHYVLVDCPSVKDGHFVTGLAPLVDGVIIVIEADRTQKRQILYTERTIQAAGGNIFGHILNKRNYPVPGWIFRRLEAMGV; encoded by the coding sequence ATGCCATCCGGACCCAGAAAATTGGACGAACGCCTGGCAATGGCCTGCGATGGCCTGGTGGACCAGCTGTTTGTGCAGCGCCAGGCCACGGCAAATCTGCCTAGGGGTCTCGTCATCGCCATCACAGCACCCCACTCCGGCGCGGGCGTTACCTACATCACAGAGATGCTCGCAGAACGTCTTGGCGAAACCGCCGCTCGTGTGCAGGCCAGCGCCCTGGAAGAAGGAACCGGACTGCCGCTCTCAGAGGACTTTCAGAAATCGATTGAAAAGATGGACCGCCTGAACCGTCGCTCGGAAGTGCTGTACGAACTGCGCGCCAATTTTCACTACGTTCTGGTCGACTGCCCCTCCGTTAAGGACGGACACTTTGTCACCGGCCTTGCTCCGCTGGTGGATGGCGTCATCATCGTCATCGAAGCCGACCGCACGCAGAAGCGGCAGATTCTTTACACCGAGCGCACCATACAGGCCGCTGGCGGCAACATCTTCGGCCACATTCTGAACAAGCGAAACTACCCCGTGCCCGGATGGATCTTCCGCCGGCTGGAAGCGATGGGAGTGTAA
- a CDS encoding polysaccharide biosynthesis/export family protein yields MKALRTLLLLFLALPVLGAQTPTLQKHPQYSILPGDVLEIHYRYSPSFDQTVTVQPDGFINLNLVGNIHIAGMTVDHVHDTILKSVAERLNDPEITIVLREFHKPFAVVSGEVAKPGKVDLQEGSTALAAIMLAGGWTENARAGQVILFRKVNNDLAEVHILKLGKLDKTQYLENDMPLQSGDMIMVPRDRISRISRFIKLANVGVYMNPLDRIP; encoded by the coding sequence ATGAAAGCCCTTCGCACGCTTCTTCTCCTCTTCCTCGCTCTTCCCGTGCTCGGCGCGCAGACGCCCACGCTGCAGAAGCATCCGCAGTACAGCATTCTGCCCGGCGACGTCCTTGAGATTCACTACCGCTACAGCCCCAGCTTCGACCAGACGGTCACCGTGCAGCCGGACGGCTTCATCAACCTGAACCTTGTGGGCAACATCCACATTGCAGGCATGACCGTCGACCACGTGCACGACACCATCCTGAAGTCCGTTGCCGAACGTCTGAACGATCCTGAAATCACCATCGTCCTGCGCGAGTTCCACAAGCCCTTCGCCGTGGTGTCGGGCGAGGTCGCCAAACCCGGCAAGGTCGATCTCCAGGAAGGTTCCACCGCTCTGGCCGCCATCATGCTTGCCGGCGGATGGACCGAGAACGCCAGGGCGGGCCAGGTGATCCTCTTCCGCAAGGTGAATAACGATCTCGCGGAGGTCCACATCCTCAAGCTCGGTAAACTGGACAAGACGCAGTACCTGGAGAACGATATGCCGCTGCAGTCCGGCGACATGATCATGGTGCCGCGCGACCGCATCTCGCGCATCTCGCGCTTCATCAAGCTGGCCAACGTGGGGGTCTACATGAACCCGCTGGATCGTATTCCCTGA